From the Porphyrobacter sp. CACIAM 03H1 genome, the window GTATCCGCAATACTGCGCAGCAACGACCGCGACGGTGTTCGACGAGATCGCCCGCGTGCTCAAGACGATGCGCTGGCAGCCGACCCTGCGCTTCGTGCCGCCCTATCACGACGATCCCAACTACCTGAACGCCCTCGCCGAGGACCTCACCCGGCAGGCGCGGGCGCTGGCCTTCAAGCCCGAGGTCATGCTCCTCAGCTTCCACGGGATGCCGCAGCAGACGCTCGAGAAGGGCGATCCCTACTACTGCCACTGCATGAAGACCGCCCGCCTGCTACGCGAGATGCTCGGGACAAGGCCCGAGTTCGAGGGCGTGCGCTTCGAGACCACCTTCCAGTCGCGCTTCGGACCCGCAGCATGGCTCGAACCCTCGACCGATGCGACCCTGATCGCCGAAGGGGAGAAAGGCACCAAGCGCCTCGTCGTCGCGGCCCCGGGCTTTGCCGCCGATTGCGTCGAGACGCTCGAGGAACTGGCGATCGAAGGGCGCGAGGAATTCTGCGAGGCGGGCGGCGAGGACTACGCCGTGCTCGACTGCCTCAACACCTCGGAGGACGGTCTCGCCATGATCGAGACCATGCTGCGCCGCGAGCTTTCCGGCTGGATTTGACGCGGAGCATTATTTACACCAGAGTCAGTTGCGAATCCGAACCTTCACCGGAGCATCGAGAGAGCCATGGCCACCCTTGCCGAAGCCCCGCAGTACACCGAAGCGAACGGTGGCAGCGCGCCCACCGACGCCCCCCGCCACTGGAACGAGCAGCGCCTGACCGAAGCCGATCTGGCCCATATTCCCGGAGAGGCGGGCTGGCCGCTGGTCGGCAACACTTTCACCATGCTCGCCGATCCCCACGCCTTTGCCGAGCGGATGATCCGCACCCACGGCAAGGTCTACAGGAACCGGGCCTTCGGCGGCTGGCAGGTCGCCCTGATCGGGGCCGAGGCGAACGAGCTGCTGCTGTTCAACAAGGACAAGATCTTCTCCAGCGAACAGGGCTGGGGTCCGGTGCTCGACCAGCTGTTCCCGCGCGGGCTGATGCTGATGGATTTCGAGCATCACCGGATTGACCGCCGCGCGCTCTCGATCGCCTTCAAGCCTGAACCGATGCGCCACTATTCGGGCGCCCTGAACCGCGGCATCGCCCGCGAAGTGGCGACCTGGGCGGGCCCCAAGACCTTCTATCCGGCGATCAAGAAGCTCACCCTCGATCTGGCGGCCGACAGCTTCATCGGGCTGCCGTGGGGGCCGGAAGCCGACAGGATCAACGAAGCCTTCGTCGACATGGTGCAGGCCTCGGTCGCGCCGGTGCGCCGCCCGCTGCCCTTCACCAAGATGAAGAAGGGCGTGGATGGCCGCGCCTACCTCGTCGATTACTTCACGAAGGAAACCCTGCGCCGCCGTGCGGAAGGCGGGGGGCAGGACATGTTCAGCCAGTTCGCCACCGCCACCCGCGAGGACGGAAGCCTGCTGCCGGTCGACGAGGTGGTCGATCACATGAACTTCCTGATGATGGCCGCGCACGACACCATCACCTCCTCGGCGACCTCGCTGATCTATCATCTCGCGACCAATCCGGCCTGGCAGGAGAAGGTGCGCGAGGAGATCATGGCGGTGACGGGCGGCCCCGACGGAGACGGCAACCCGCGCCCGCTCGATTACGACGATCTGGCGAAGCTCGACCTGACCGAGATGGCCTTCAAGGAATCGCTGCGGATGATCCCGCCCGTCCCCTCGATGCCGCGCCGCGCGCTGCGCGAGTTCGAATATGGCGGCTACCGCATCCCGGCGGGCGCGATGGTGGGCATCAACATCCACTGGACCCACCATTCCGAGGAATACTGGGAGAACCCCTACGCCTTCGATCCGATGCGCTTCACGCCGGACAAGGTGAAGGCGCGGCACAAATATGCCTGGGTGCCCTTCGGCGGCGGCGCGCACATGTGCCTCGGCCTCCATTTCGCCTACATGCAGGTGAAGATCCTGATGGCGCAGCTTCTCCAGCGCTACCGGATCGAGGCTGCGCCCGGCTACAATCCCGAATGGCAGGACTGGCCGATCCCCCAGCCCAAGGACGGGCTGAAGGTGACCTTCACCCCGCTCTAGGGCTGTTTCCTACATGGTGCGTGTGGCGTAACCGGCGGGAGGCTCTTTGCGATCGTCGGGTCATGCCGCTCCGTGCGCGGGGTTGTTTTCGCACGGCTGAATCGGCCGCCGGGATGCGAATTTCGCCGGCAAAGTGTCAACTTCGATTCTGCCGTCCAAGCCTTTGAGGGGATTGCGGAATTCCTGTAGGATTGCGAAGTTTGCAGTGTCAACTTTGTAAACTTTGGCTCAGAAATCGACCGCGATCCCGTCCTTCTCCCAATCGCCGTAGCGGGTGGGGGAGAGCTTCTCCTCGTTCGCGACGGGCTTCGGCGCGGGGGCGGGATCGTTGGTCCAGTGGGCCGGCTTCTTGAAGGCCTTTGCGGCCTCGGACTTTTCCTTGGTCATGCCTTCCAAATGCGCGTGCTGGCATCCGGTTTCAAGAAGGGTTAGGGGCGCAGGCATGGCTCTCCCCCCCGGACTTCCCGTGCGCCGCGCCGCGCTGCGCCTGCTCGATGCCGTGCTGCGGCGGGGCGAGACGCTGGAGCAGGCGGAAGGGCCTGCGCTGGGCGATATCCGCAAGGCCCCCGACCGCGCCCTCGCCCGCGCCATCGCCGGGGAGACGCTGCGCTGGCTGACGGACCTCGACGATCTGATCGATTCGGCGACGAAGCAGCGCCTGCCGGACGATGCCAAGGCGCGGATGGTGCTGCGGCTGATGCTGGCCCAGACCCTGCGGCTGGAGACCCCGCCGCACGCGGTGATAGCTACCGGTCTCGCGCTGCTCGAAGGTGGCCCGCGGCGGCTGGCGCACGGGGTGTTCTCGGCGCTCGACAAGGCAGGTGCCAAGCTGCCCGAGGTGCCGACCCTGCCCGAGCGTGTCGTAGCCCGATGGGGCGCGGAGTGGGCCGCCGCGATCGCCCCCGGCCTCGCCTTCCCGCCCGAGCTCGACCTCGCCCTTCGCGACCCTGCCGAGACGCAGGCCCGCGCGGTGCAGATGGGCGGCATCAGCCTCGCTCCCGGCCACATCCGCCTGCCGAGGGGCGCGGCGGTGGAGAGCCTCGAGGATTTCAGGGAGGGCGCGTGGTGGGTGCAGGACCTCGCCGCCTCGCTCCCCGCCCGGCTGCTGGGGCCGGGGAATGGCCGGAGCGCGCTCGACCTGTGCGCCGCGCCGGGGGGCAAGACCATGCAGCTTGCGGCGGCCGGCTGGAAGGTCACCGCGCTCGACCTGTCGAAGCGGCGGCTCGACCTCTTGAAGGACAACCTCAAGCGCACCGGTCTCAAGGCCTCGCCGGTGCGAGCCGACGCGCTGACCTGGGAACCGAAGCACCGCTTCGACGCGATCCTGATCGACGCGCCCTGCACCGCCACCGGCACCTGCCGCCGCCACCCCGACGTCCTCCACCGCATCGGCAAGGGGCAGGTCGCGGAGATGGCGGAACTGCAACGGGCGCTGGTCGCGAAGGCGGCGGAGTGGCTGAACCCCGGCGGGGTGCTGGTCTATGCGGTGTGTTCGCTGGAGGCCGAGGAGGGCGAGGAGCAGGGCGCGTGGATCGACGCCGAGCTGGGCCTCGCCCCGGCCCCGATCATGCCCGAAGAACTCCCCGCCGGACTCGCGCCCACCCCGAAGGGCTGGCTGCGCACCCATCCGGGGATGCTCGCCGAGCAGGGCGGGCTGGACGGGTTCTTCGTGGCCCGGTGGGTGAAGTAGCAGCCCGCCCCGGGCCTGACCCGGGACGGGAAGTGGTCACTTCACGTACTTCTGGAAGCTCTTCCTGAGTTTCATCAGCTTGGGCGGGATGACCGCGAGGCAATAGGGGTTCCGCTGGCCCTCGCCGTCCCAGTATTCCTGGTGGTAGTCCTCGGCCGGATACCACTCGGCGGTCTGGACCCCGCCTGCGAGACCCTCGATGGTGGTCACCGCAGTCTTGCCGTTCTCCGCATTCCAGCGCGCGATCGCGGCCTCGGCCTCGGCGCCCTGCTCGTCCGACAGCGGGAAGATAGCGGAGCGGTACTGCGTGCCGATGTCGTTGCCCTGCCGGTTGAGCTGCGTCGGATCGTGGGTGCCGAGGAACACGTCATAGATCTCGGGCAGGCTGATCACTGCCGGATCGAAGGTCACGCGGATGCCCTCGGCATGGCCGGTGGTGCCGGTGCACACCTCCTTGTAGGTCGGGTTCGCCTTGGTGCCGCCGATATAGCCGCTTTCCACCGTGCTCACGCCCACCACATCGCGGAACACCGCCTCGGTGCACCAGAAGCACCCGCCTGCAATGATCGCCGTTTCCATGTTGCTCATCGAATTCTCCGTTGCTTTGTGCCAGAGATAGGGCAGCACCCGCCGCGTTGCCACGCATTTCCGGCCTACCGCTTCGCTGCTTGAGGCCCTATTCTCAACCTGCCGATTATTTCCATTTGTCCGGAGAGAGACCCGATGAACAAGCTGATCCTCGCCTTCGCCGCCGCGAGCGGCCTTGCCCTCGCCGCGCCCGCGCTGGCGCAGCACGCCGGCCACGAAGGGCACGGTGCCGAAACCGAAGCGCACATCAAGGACACCGCCACCTTCATGAAGCATCACGGCGAGGCGCTGGCGGGCGCGATCAACCACCCGACCCGCGCCGAGGACAAGGCGCGCGACGTGCACCGTCACCCGGCCGAAACGCTCGCCTTCTTCCATGTCGGCCCGCACATGAAGGTCGGCGAATATTCGCCCGGCGGCGGCTGGTATTCGCGTTTGCTCGGCCACTATCTGGGCGGCGAGGGGCAGCTGGTCGGGCTCTACACCAACCCGCTCACCGCCACCGCCGACCCGGCGCGCCAGCAGCGCATCCGCGATGGTGCTGCGGGCTTCGGCAAGGAAGTGGCGGGATACACCGGTCTCCCGGAAGAGAAGTTCAGCGGCCTGACGCTCGACAAGGCGGCCGAGCAGAAGGGCACCTTCGATCGCATCCTGGTGATCCGCGCGATGCACAACATCATGCGCGCCGGGATCGCCGACACCGAGATCCGGGCGATGCGCGAGCTGCTCAAGGACGACGGCCTGATCGGTATCGTCCAGCACCGCGCCAAGGCCGATGCGCCGTGGTCCTACGCCAACGGCACCAAGGGCTATCTCAAGCAGCAGGACGTGATCGATTTCATGCGCCTCAACGGCTTCGAACTGGTCGGTGCGAGCGAGATCAACGCCAACGCCAAGGACCCGGCCAACCATGCCGAGGGCGTGTGGGAAATGCCGCCGGTGCTCGCCACCAAGCGCGAGGACCTGAAGGGCCTCGGCGAGAGCGACCGCATGACGCTCCTGTTCAAGAAGGCGAAGTAACTCGTCTCATCCGGCGCGGGGGAGAGGTTCCCCCGCGTGCGGATGTGCTGTAGGGGGCGGCGCATGACCGCCATCACCGTAGCCGCCCTCCAGCTCCCCCTCGGCTCCGAGGACGAGGCCGCCAACATCGCCGCCGTCGCCGCGCTGGTCGAAGAGGCCGCCGCGCGGGGCGCGCAGTTGATCCTGCCGCCCGAGCTGTTCAGCGGACCCTATTTCTGCCGCGAGGAGGACGAGGGCCTGTTTGCCCTGGCCCGTCCGCTCGCCGAGCACCCGAGCGTGACCGCGATGCAGGCGCTCGCCGCGAAGCTGAAGGTGACGATCCCCACCAGCTTCTTCGAGCGCGACGGACACCACTACTACAACACCCTCGCCATGATCGGCCCGGATGGCGCGATCATGGGCACCTATCGCAAGAGCCACATTCCCGACGGGCCGGGCTACGAGGAAAAGTACTATTTCCGCCCGGGCAATGACGGGTTCAAGGTGTGGGATGTACCGGGCGAGGACGGCGCGCGGGTGCGCGTGGGCGTCGGCATCTGCTGGGACCAGTGGTATCCCGAAGCCGCCCGCGTGATGGCGTTGCTGGGCGCGGAACTGCTGATGTACCCGACCGCGATCGGCTCGGAACCCTATGATCCCGGCCTCGACACCAGCCGGATGTGGCGGCGCGCAATGCTCGGCCATGCGGTGTCGAACTGCATGCCGGTGGTGGCGGCCAATCGCATCGGCGAGGAGTGCGGGCAGCGCTTCTACGGCCACTCCTTCATCACCGACGAATGGGGCGATTTCCTCGCCGAGTACGGTGCCGGGGAGAGCGGCGTGCTGGTCGCCCGGCTCGACCTCGCGCGCGCGGCGACGCACCGCGCCGGCATGGGCTTCTTCCGCGACCGCCGCCCGCAGCTCTACGGACGCATCGCCGAGGACATCTAGGCGCGGGGTCTGATTGAGCAGCACCTACCTGATCGCGCTGGGGAGCAACCGGTGGCACCACCTCTACGGCGCGCCGGGTGGGGTAGTGCGCGCGGCAATGGAGGAGCTTGCCGCCTTCGGCACCGTCACCGCCCGCTCGCCCGTAGTGACGACCCCGGCGATGGGCGCGGCGCGGCGGCGCTTCGCCAATGCCGCGCTGGTGCTCGAGACCGAGCTCGCCCCGCCGGCGCTGCTCGCAGGCCTCAAGCGCACCGAGCGCAGCTTCGGTCGGCGCCGCGGCCAGCGCTGGGGTGACCGGGTGCTCGATTGCGACATCGTGCTGTGGAGTGGCGGGGTCTGGCGCTCGGGCGTGCGGGGCGAGGGCCTCGCCATCCCTCACCCGGCCTTTGCCGCAAGGGCCTTCGTGCTCGACCCGGCCTGCCGCATCGCCCGGCAGTGGCGCGATCCGCGCAGCGGATTGACCCTCGCCCAGTCCCAAGCCCGCTTGACCCGCCCGCGCCCCCTGCCTAGGTGAGCGCGCTCGCCGCGAAAAGGCGCAGCGCGTGGGCCCGTAGCTCAGTAGGTAGAGCAGCTGACTTTTAATCAGCGGGTCACAGGTTCGAATCCTGTCGGGCTCACCACTCTATCTGCTCGTCCGAACGGTCTGTGGCGCCTGTGCCACGGCGTGGCGCGCGCTGGTGAACATCGCGCCGGACCCGGCGGTTCTCTCCGCATCATCGCGAGGGAGACGAGCATGGGACCGCAGCAAGACAGCACCGCCAGCACCCCCTACTGGCGCTTCATGGCGATGATCGCGGCCGGAACGGTGGTGATGTTCGGCCTGATGTATCTCAACACCTACGCCCCCGACCACGTCTTCTGGAGCGAGACGCGGTTCTGGATGGCCTTCGTCATGGGCGCGGCGATGATGGTGGTGATGCTCGCCTTCATGTGGGGGATGTATCCGAGCCGGACGCGCAACCTGATCGTCCTTGCCGTCGCGGCGTTGGTCTTCGCGCTTTCCCTTTGGCTGGTGCGCAGCCAGCGCACCGTGACCGACACCGAATACATGCGTGCGATGATCCCGCACCACTCGATCGCGATCCTGACCAGCACCCGCGCGCAGATCCGCGATCCCAGGGTGCGCGCCCTGGCCGACGAAATCGCAGCGACCCAGCGCCGCGAGATCGCCGAGATGAAGGCGCTGATCGCCGACATCGAGGCGAACGGCGTGCAGGCGCAGCCCGCCGCCCCCCGCTGAGCGGCCTCACATTCCCCGCGGCACGGCCACCTTCCGGCAGGTCATCGGCGCCATCCGGCCCACGGTCCAGATCGCCTCGTCGCCCTTGTTCCAGAACTGGTGCGTGGGGCTCATGTATTTCGCGCCCGAGGCCGAGCGGTCCGCGGAAATGGTGACGGGGGCATTGTCGTTCATCTGTACCATCACCCGGTCGCCATCGAGCATGTCGACCTTCAGCCGCGTGCCGTTGCCGCAATCGAAATAGCTGCTCGCGCCCGGCCCGCCGACGCTCTGGGTGCAGCCCGCCAGTGCCAACGCCCCGAGTGTGAAAAGGATAACCTGTTTCATGTGCCTCTCTCCCTCCGTTTGGACGGAGGGTATGGCCGGAGCGTGGCGTTTTTGTGGCTAGGCCTGGGCCGTCCTCGCATCGAGCCAGCGTGCCGCCTGCACCCCGAAGGTGATGAGGAAGGGCACCATCACGAGGCTGAGGAACACCTTGGCCAGCACCTGCCCGATCATCAGGTCGGTGATGTCGAACTCGCCGTAAAAGGCGAGCGTGATGAAGATCACCGAATCGACCGCCTGGCTGAGCGCCGAGGCCACCGCGCCGCGCACCATCAGGCCGATCGTGCTCTCGCCGCTGCCGCTCCCGCGCAGGCGGTCGAAGATCCAGATGTTGAGCAGCAGCGAGGTGATGTAGCTCGCCGGTCCCGCCATCCACACGCGCCATGTCGACTGGTGCACACGCTCGAAGGCGGCGAGATCGTCGGGGCGGAAGGCGAGCATCTCCGAGGAGGCGGGCAGGGCCAGCACCAGCTGCATCAGCACCGCCGACAGCCCCAGCGGCAGGAAGCCCCACCAAACGATCCGCTTGGCCGCCTCGCGCCCGTAGAGCTGCGACAGCGTGCTCGAGATCACCACCAGCAGCAGGAAGGGGAAGATGCCGCTCTCCACCGCAAGATCGGTCGGCCACAGCTGCACCTGCTTGAAGGCGAGCACGCCTGCCAGCACCGTCATCCCGCCATAGAGCAGCGTGAAGACGAACATGCCGAGGGGCATTGCGATGCCTGAAGGCGCGGTGGCGGCGAAGGGGGCGGCGGCCGGAACGGCGGGTGCGGGCGTGTCCATCGGGCCAAGTGCTAGCCAGCGCGCCGGCAAAAGAAAAGCGCACTCGCACTGCCTGTCACCGCACTTTGCCCACGGCTTCTGGCCGCCCCATGCCGCATCGCCGCTTGCAAGTGCCCGCGCAAACTGCCACGCCAAGCGTGTGCGTGCCGGAGCGGGGCTGCGGCGCGTGAGGGGTCGACACGCTTTCCCAGCCAGAACAAGGGCCATTCGCTGCCGTGAACGAGAGTATCACGTCCATCCTGCTGAGCCTTGCCGGCGTGCTCGCCATTCTTGCCATCGCCTTTGCGCTGTCATCGGCCAGGCGCCAGATCAACCTCAGGGTGGTTGGCTCGGCCTTCGCGTTGCAGGCGCTGACCGCGCTCGTCGTGCTGCGCACCGATGCCGGCGTGGCGGTGATCGGGGGGCTGTCGCAGGGCGTGATCGCGCTGCTCGATTTCTCCAAGATCGGCATCACCTCGGTGTTCGGGCCGATGGAGAACAACCCCTTCGCCAACACCTTCGTGATCGCCGCGCTGCCGGTGATCGTGTTCTTCGCTGCGATCGTCTCGATCCTCTACCATCTCGGGATCATGCAGCGGCTGGTGCGCTGGGTCGGCGGGGCGATCGGCTGGATCACCGGGATCAGCAAGGTCGAGGCGCTGGGTGCAGCGGCCAACATCTTCGTCGGCCAGTCTGAAAGCCCGCTGGTGGTGCGCCCCTATCTCGCGGCGCTCAGCCCGGCAGGCCTGTTCACGCTGATGAGCGTCGGCATGGCCGGCGTGGCGGGAACGATCCTTGCCGCCTATGCGAGCTTCATCGGCGAGGAGGCCGTGCCCTTCCTGCTCGCGGCCGCCTTCATGTCGGCGCCGGGCGGCATTCTCATGGCCAAGATCATGATGCCTGACGTGGGCGGCCCGGGCGGCCACGATCACGCCATCGGCGTAGCCGCGGTTGCCCGTGCGCGCGGCAAGACCAACGCCCTTACCGAGGCGACCCGGGTGGTGATGTACGACGAGAACGGGCAGGAGGTCGAACTCCCGCAGGCCCGCATCAGCGCGGTCGGCCCGGCCTCGATCCTCGAAGGCGGCGCCAAGGCCGACGAGGTGAGCGCGGCGGAGACTTTCGAGGAAGGCCAGCGCCCCGCCAACATCATCGAGGCCGCCGCGCAAGGGACCCAGACCGGGGTCAAGCTCGCGGTCGCGGTCGGCGCGATGGTGATGGTGTTCGTCGCCCTCGTGGCGCTAGCCAACGGGATGCTGGCGGGCATCGGCACCGGCATCGTTAACCTCGCCGCCGGCGCGGGAAGTCCGCTATCGCCCGAGGTCGCAGCGTGGCTCGAGGGGATCAGCTTTCAGAAACTGCTCGGCTACATCTTCGCGCCGGTGATGTTCCTGATCGGCATTTCCGACTGGGACCAGGCGCAGATCGCGGGCGGGCTGTTCGGGACCAAGATCGTGCTCAACGAATTCGTCGCCTTTATCGATCTGGGCGCCATGGGGCCGGGCGAACTGACGATGCGCAGCCGCGCGATCATCACTTTCGCGCTGTGCGGCTTTGCCAATTTCTCCTCGATCGCGATCCAGATGGCGGTGACCGGAGGCCTCGCGCCCAACCAGCGCCCGGTGATCGCGAAGCTCGGATTGAAGGCGCTCGCCGCCGGAAGTCTCGCCAACCTGATGAGCGCGGCGCTCGCCAGCCTGTTTCTGCCATACTGACCGGTGCCCTGCCCCCTTGGCAGGGCCTCCCCGGCAGGTGTAAGGCGCCCGGCATGACCAATATCGCCCCCGGCATCGCCTCCGTCAGCCTCGCCCAGCCGCTCGAAACCATCGCCGACGAGCTGGGCCGCAGCTTTTCCGAATACGGCTTTGCCGTGGTGCGCGATCACGGGATCCCGCAGGAACTGATCGACGAGGCGGAAGCCGTCTCGAAGGCGTTCTTCGCCCTGCCGGACGCAGTCAAGCGCGCCTACCGGATCGAAGGCGGCGGCGGTGCGCGCGGCTACACCCCCTTCGGCACCGAGAAGGCCAAGGACGCCGAGGTGTTCGACCTCAAGGAGTTCTGGCACGTCGGCCGCGATCTGCCGCAGGGCCACCCGCTCGCGGAGTTCATGGCCCCCAACATCTGGCCCGCCGAGGTCGCGGGCTTCCGCGAGACCATGAGCGCGCTGTTCGCCGCTTTCGAGACGGCAGGAGCCCGCGTGCTCGAGGCGATCGCCCTGCACCTCGGACGCCCGCGCGATTTCTTCGCGGCGAGCGTCGAGGATGGCAATTCGGTGATGCGCCTGCTCCACTACCCGCCGCTCGGCGAAGGCGCGCCCGAAGGGGCGATCCGCGCTGCCGCGCATGGCGACATCAACACCATCACCCTGCTGCTCGGCGCAGAGGAGGCGGGGCTCGAACTGCTGACCCGGCAAGGCGAATGGCTGCCGATCCCGGCGGTGAAGGGCGCGCTGGTCATCAATGTCGGCGACATGCTCGAACGCCAGACCGCCGGCCGGCTGCGCTCGACCACGCACCGGGTGGTGAACCCGCGCGGCGAGGCGGCGAAGCGTTCGCGCTACTCGATGCCGTTCTTCCTGCATTTCCGGCCCGACTTCCTGATCGAGCCCCTGCCCGAGTGCATCGATCCGGACGCCGCGACTCCGCCGCCCGCGCCGATCACCGCGCATGATTTCCTGATGCAGCGCCTGCGCGAGATCAATCTCGCCTGACATCGCACGCGAAGCACGCTTCGTCGGCCTGCCCCTGAAATGGGCGCGGCGTTGCTGCGATGCAACACCACTCCGTGCAACCCGCTGACTCCGAGGGTTTTTTCGGCGCGCGGGCGGAGCGTTTCCGCAAAATCGACGGCCTGACGCGAAGAGAGTCTTGAAACTGTCACAGAACCGTCGCTTTTCCGCAAGCCAGCGGGCCTAGGGCTGCCCGGCATCGACCTCTCCCAATCACGATTTCCATTTCGCAAACAGGGGCCTCAACCATGAAGCTTAAGTATCTCCTTGCCGCGAGCATCGTCAGCCTCGCCGCGACGACCACGATCGCTACGCCGGCTTTCGCGCAGGAAACCACTTCGTCGGTTCGCGGTAACGTGACCGACCAGAGCGGCGCGCCCATTGCCGGTGCGACCGTCACCGTGACCCACGTTCCCTCGGGCACGACCTCGACCCAGACCACCGACGCGAGCGGCGGCTTCAACGCGGCCGGCCTGCGTCTCGGCGGCCCCTTCAACGTCACCGTGACCGCCGACGGCTTCGA encodes:
- a CDS encoding NupC/NupG family nucleoside CNT transporter is translated as MNESITSILLSLAGVLAILAIAFALSSARRQINLRVVGSAFALQALTALVVLRTDAGVAVIGGLSQGVIALLDFSKIGITSVFGPMENNPFANTFVIAALPVIVFFAAIVSILYHLGIMQRLVRWVGGAIGWITGISKVEALGAAANIFVGQSESPLVVRPYLAALSPAGLFTLMSVGMAGVAGTILAAYASFIGEEAVPFLLAAAFMSAPGGILMAKIMMPDVGGPGGHDHAIGVAAVARARGKTNALTEATRVVMYDENGQEVELPQARISAVGPASILEGGAKADEVSAAETFEEGQRPANIIEAAAQGTQTGVKLAVAVGAMVMVFVALVALANGMLAGIGTGIVNLAAGAGSPLSPEVAAWLEGISFQKLLGYIFAPVMFLIGISDWDQAQIAGGLFGTKIVLNEFVAFIDLGAMGPGELTMRSRAIITFALCGFANFSSIAIQMAVTGGLAPNQRPVIAKLGLKALAAGSLANLMSAALASLFLPY
- a CDS encoding cytochrome P450, with the protein product MATLAEAPQYTEANGGSAPTDAPRHWNEQRLTEADLAHIPGEAGWPLVGNTFTMLADPHAFAERMIRTHGKVYRNRAFGGWQVALIGAEANELLLFNKDKIFSSEQGWGPVLDQLFPRGLMLMDFEHHRIDRRALSIAFKPEPMRHYSGALNRGIAREVATWAGPKTFYPAIKKLTLDLAADSFIGLPWGPEADRINEAFVDMVQASVAPVRRPLPFTKMKKGVDGRAYLVDYFTKETLRRRAEGGGQDMFSQFATATREDGSLLPVDEVVDHMNFLMMAAHDTITSSATSLIYHLATNPAWQEKVREEIMAVTGGPDGDGNPRPLDYDDLAKLDLTEMAFKESLRMIPPVPSMPRRALREFEYGGYRIPAGAMVGINIHWTHHSEEYWENPYAFDPMRFTPDKVKARHKYAWVPFGGGAHMCLGLHFAYMQVKILMAQLLQRYRIEAAPGYNPEWQDWPIPQPKDGLKVTFTPL
- a CDS encoding queuosine precursor transporter, whose amino-acid sequence is MDTPAPAVPAAAPFAATAPSGIAMPLGMFVFTLLYGGMTVLAGVLAFKQVQLWPTDLAVESGIFPFLLLVVISSTLSQLYGREAAKRIVWWGFLPLGLSAVLMQLVLALPASSEMLAFRPDDLAAFERVHQSTWRVWMAGPASYITSLLLNIWIFDRLRGSGSGESTIGLMVRGAVASALSQAVDSVIFITLAFYGEFDITDLMIGQVLAKVFLSLVMVPFLITFGVQAARWLDARTAQA
- the aguB gene encoding N-carbamoylputrescine amidase, translating into MTAITVAALQLPLGSEDEAANIAAVAALVEEAAARGAQLILPPELFSGPYFCREEDEGLFALARPLAEHPSVTAMQALAAKLKVTIPTSFFERDGHHYYNTLAMIGPDGAIMGTYRKSHIPDGPGYEEKYYFRPGNDGFKVWDVPGEDGARVRVGVGICWDQWYPEAARVMALLGAELLMYPTAIGSEPYDPGLDTSRMWRRAMLGHAVSNCMPVVAANRIGEECGQRFYGHSFITDEWGDFLAEYGAGESGVLVARLDLARAATHRAGMGFFRDRRPQLYGRIAEDI
- a CDS encoding DUF1674 domain-containing protein; translated protein: MTKEKSEAAKAFKKPAHWTNDPAPAPKPVANEEKLSPTRYGDWEKDGIAVDF
- a CDS encoding class I SAM-dependent methyltransferase; translation: MNKLILAFAAASGLALAAPALAQHAGHEGHGAETEAHIKDTATFMKHHGEALAGAINHPTRAEDKARDVHRHPAETLAFFHVGPHMKVGEYSPGGGWYSRLLGHYLGGEGQLVGLYTNPLTATADPARQQRIRDGAAGFGKEVAGYTGLPEEKFSGLTLDKAAEQKGTFDRILVIRAMHNIMRAGIADTEIRAMRELLKDDGLIGIVQHRAKADAPWSYANGTKGYLKQQDVIDFMRLNGFELVGASEINANAKDPANHAEGVWEMPPVLATKREDLKGLGESDRMTLLFKKAK
- the msrA gene encoding peptide-methionine (S)-S-oxide reductase MsrA, producing the protein METAIIAGGCFWCTEAVFRDVVGVSTVESGYIGGTKANPTYKEVCTGTTGHAEGIRVTFDPAVISLPEIYDVFLGTHDPTQLNRQGNDIGTQYRSAIFPLSDEQGAEAEAAIARWNAENGKTAVTTIEGLAGGVQTAEWYPAEDYHQEYWDGEGQRNPYCLAVIPPKLMKLRKSFQKYVK
- a CDS encoding MliC family protein; this encodes MKQVILFTLGALALAGCTQSVGGPGASSYFDCGNGTRLKVDMLDGDRVMVQMNDNAPVTISADRSASGAKYMSPTHQFWNKGDEAIWTVGRMAPMTCRKVAVPRGM
- the folK gene encoding 2-amino-4-hydroxy-6-hydroxymethyldihydropteridine diphosphokinase, coding for MSSTYLIALGSNRWHHLYGAPGGVVRAAMEELAAFGTVTARSPVVTTPAMGAARRRFANAALVLETELAPPALLAGLKRTERSFGRRRGQRWGDRVLDCDIVLWSGGVWRSGVRGEGLAIPHPAFAARAFVLDPACRIARQWRDPRSGLTLAQSQARLTRPRPLPR
- a CDS encoding DUF305 domain-containing protein, with the protein product MGPQQDSTASTPYWRFMAMIAAGTVVMFGLMYLNTYAPDHVFWSETRFWMAFVMGAAMMVVMLAFMWGMYPSRTRNLIVLAVAALVFALSLWLVRSQRTVTDTEYMRAMIPHHSIAILTSTRAQIRDPRVRALADEIAATQRREIAEMKALIADIEANGVQAQPAAPR
- a CDS encoding RsmB/NOP family class I SAM-dependent RNA methyltransferase; the encoded protein is MALPPGLPVRRAALRLLDAVLRRGETLEQAEGPALGDIRKAPDRALARAIAGETLRWLTDLDDLIDSATKQRLPDDAKARMVLRLMLAQTLRLETPPHAVIATGLALLEGGPRRLAHGVFSALDKAGAKLPEVPTLPERVVARWGAEWAAAIAPGLAFPPELDLALRDPAETQARAVQMGGISLAPGHIRLPRGAAVESLEDFREGAWWVQDLAASLPARLLGPGNGRSALDLCAAPGGKTMQLAAAGWKVTALDLSKRRLDLLKDNLKRTGLKASPVRADALTWEPKHRFDAILIDAPCTATGTCRRHPDVLHRIGKGQVAEMAELQRALVAKAAEWLNPGGVLVYAVCSLEAEEGEEQGAWIDAELGLAPAPIMPEELPAGLAPTPKGWLRTHPGMLAEQGGLDGFFVARWVK
- the hemH gene encoding ferrochelatase codes for the protein MTWQTQRLPGDHPPAKSGRVGVLLINLGTPDGPDPESVKRYLKQFLSDTRVVEIPPIAWQLILRGIILNTRPQKSAKAYQKIWTERGSPLADITARQAEAMVGRFGESVQVDWAMRYGNPSIESRLTAMMADGCDRILIAPMYPQYCAATTATVFDEIARVLKTMRWQPTLRFVPPYHDDPNYLNALAEDLTRQARALAFKPEVMLLSFHGMPQQTLEKGDPYYCHCMKTARLLREMLGTRPEFEGVRFETTFQSRFGPAAWLEPSTDATLIAEGEKGTKRLVVAAPGFAADCVETLEELAIEGREEFCEAGGEDYAVLDCLNTSEDGLAMIETMLRRELSGWI